A genomic region of Salinibacter pepae contains the following coding sequences:
- the folE gene encoding GTP cyclohydrolase I FolE, which produces MAEKKIQSSGLRTNGSADGMPPKLYERRDIYDEETSEALGEHIEAILDILGEDADREGLADTPERVARAYQFLMHGYALDPKDILRQALFEEAYDEMILVKDIEVYSMCEHHMLPFYGKAHVAYIPDGQIVGLSKIPRTVEVFARRLQVQERLTLQIRNAIDEVVDPMGTAVVIEAKHLCMMMRGAEKQNSATTTSSVSGEFNNHATRDEFMRLIDAE; this is translated from the coding sequence ATGGCTGAGAAAAAGATCCAATCGAGCGGGCTGCGCACCAACGGCTCCGCCGACGGCATGCCGCCGAAACTCTACGAGCGGCGCGACATCTACGACGAAGAGACCTCCGAGGCCCTCGGCGAGCACATCGAGGCCATCCTCGACATCCTGGGCGAAGACGCGGACCGGGAGGGGCTCGCCGACACCCCCGAGCGCGTCGCCCGGGCCTACCAGTTTCTGATGCACGGGTACGCCCTCGACCCGAAGGACATCCTGCGCCAAGCCCTCTTCGAAGAGGCCTACGACGAGATGATTCTCGTCAAAGACATCGAGGTGTACTCAATGTGCGAGCACCACATGCTGCCGTTTTACGGCAAGGCCCACGTGGCCTACATTCCGGACGGCCAGATTGTGGGACTCAGCAAAATCCCGCGGACGGTCGAGGTCTTCGCCCGGCGCCTGCAGGTGCAGGAGCGCCTTACGCTCCAGATCCGAAACGCCATCGACGAGGTGGTCGACCCCATGGGCACGGCCGTTGTCATCGAGGCGAAGCACCTCTGCATGATGATGCGGGGGGCCGAAAAGCAGAACTCGGCGACCACCACCAGCTCGGTGAGCGGCGAGTTTAACAATCACGCCACCCGGGACGAGTTCATGCGCCTGATCGATGCCGAGTAG
- a CDS encoding SDR family oxidoreductase translates to MIVVVTGASQGIGQAIAEAFAAEHDARVALAARTRTALEQTADACRTRGGTPLVLPTDVTDDAAVADLAAAVHEEWGPPDVLVNNAGAFTGTPLDELTLEGFRDQIDVNLTSAFAVTTAFLPAMRERGTGHLFFMGSVASLMAYPGNAGYCAAKHGLRGLARTVRAETKDEGLRVTTVLPGATDTPTWEGSGIAEERLMAPEDVAQSVVDAYRLSDRTVLEELLLRPQEGDV, encoded by the coding sequence ATGATTGTCGTCGTCACGGGCGCGAGCCAGGGCATCGGCCAGGCCATCGCGGAGGCGTTCGCCGCGGAACACGATGCACGGGTGGCCCTGGCGGCGCGGACCCGCACCGCCCTGGAGCAGACCGCCGATGCCTGCCGGACGCGGGGCGGCACGCCGCTCGTGCTCCCCACCGACGTGACCGACGACGCGGCGGTGGCCGACCTGGCGGCGGCCGTGCATGAGGAGTGGGGCCCGCCGGACGTGCTGGTCAACAACGCCGGGGCGTTCACCGGCACGCCCCTCGACGAGCTGACCCTGGAGGGCTTCCGCGACCAGATCGACGTCAACCTCACGAGCGCCTTCGCCGTGACGACGGCGTTTCTGCCCGCAATGCGCGAACGGGGCACGGGGCACCTTTTCTTTATGGGCTCGGTGGCGTCCCTGATGGCCTACCCCGGCAACGCCGGCTACTGTGCCGCCAAGCACGGCCTCCGCGGGCTCGCCCGCACGGTGCGCGCGGAGACGAAGGACGAGGGCCTCCGCGTGACCACGGTGCTGCCCGGCGCCACCGACACGCCCACCTGGGAGGGGAGCGGCATTGCGGAGGAGCGGCTCATGGCCCCGGAGGACGTGGCCCAGTCCGTGGTGGACGCCTACCGCCTCTCCGACCGCACGGTGCTCGAGGAGCTGCTCCTCCGGCCGCAGGAAGGGGACGTGTGA